In a single window of the Pandoraea pulmonicola genome:
- a CDS encoding branched-chain amino acid ABC transporter substrate-binding protein — translation MQFRHKSLFVAAALAVIGTAANAETVKIAIAGPFSGSVAQYGDMVKAGALTAIDEINAAGGANGNKLEAVMMDDACEPKQAVAVANKIVSQKIKYVIGHVCSGSTIPASDIYENEGVVMITPSATAPQLTEGKKRHFIFRTIGRDDQQGPAAAQYIINKVKPKKVAVLHDKQSYGQGIATSVKKDLDAAKIPVVLFEGINAGDSDYSAVITKLKSQGVDFVYFGGYHPEMGLLLRQAREQGVKATFMGPEGVGNKDVTAIAGPASEGMLVTLPADFAADPANAKVVKAFADAKRDPNGPFQMPAYTGVQLIAKSIAGAKSTDSEKVAKYLHANTFETPIGKVAYDPAGDLKSFKFVVYTWHKDATKTAAN, via the coding sequence ATGCAGTTCCGTCACAAATCCCTGTTCGTCGCCGCTGCCCTCGCCGTGATCGGCACCGCCGCCAATGCCGAGACCGTCAAGATCGCCATCGCCGGCCCGTTCAGCGGCTCGGTCGCGCAATACGGCGACATGGTCAAGGCCGGCGCGCTGACCGCCATCGACGAAATCAACGCCGCAGGCGGTGCGAACGGCAACAAGCTCGAAGCCGTGATGATGGACGATGCATGCGAGCCGAAGCAGGCGGTCGCCGTCGCCAACAAGATCGTCAGCCAGAAGATCAAGTACGTGATCGGTCATGTGTGCTCCGGTTCGACCATCCCGGCATCGGACATCTATGAAAACGAAGGCGTGGTGATGATCACCCCGTCGGCCACGGCACCGCAACTGACCGAAGGCAAGAAGCGCCACTTCATCTTCCGCACCATCGGCCGCGACGACCAGCAAGGCCCGGCAGCCGCGCAGTACATCATCAACAAGGTCAAGCCGAAGAAGGTCGCCGTGCTGCACGACAAGCAGTCGTACGGTCAAGGCATCGCCACCTCGGTGAAGAAGGACCTCGACGCCGCCAAGATCCCGGTCGTGCTGTTCGAAGGCATCAACGCCGGTGACTCGGACTACTCGGCCGTCATCACCAAGCTCAAGTCGCAGGGCGTGGACTTCGTGTACTTCGGCGGCTATCACCCGGAAATGGGCCTGCTGCTGCGCCAGGCACGTGAGCAAGGCGTGAAGGCCACGTTCATGGGACCGGAAGGCGTGGGCAACAAGGATGTGACGGCCATCGCCGGCCCGGCCTCCGAAGGCATGCTCGTGACGCTGCCGGCCGACTTCGCCGCCGATCCGGCCAACGCCAAGGTGGTGAAGGCCTTCGCCGACGCCAAGCGCGATCCGAACGGTCCGTTCCAGATGCCGGCCTACACGGGCGTGCAGCTGATCGCCAAGAGCATCGCCGGCGCGAAGAGCACGGACTCGGAGAAGGTGGCCAAGTACCTGCACGCGAACACGTTCGAGACCCCGATCGGCAAGGTTGCCTACGACCCGGCTGGCGATCTGAAGTCGTTCAAGTTCGTGGTCTACACGTGGCACAAGGACGCCACCAAGACCGCCGCCAACTGA
- a CDS encoding LysR substrate-binding domain-containing protein: MDIKQMRYFLAVAQEGHFGRAAERLNMAQPPLTRHIHALEAQLGTPLFVRTPKGATLTAAGQTLLAEVPNILALTRRAQEQTQLAGQGYIGRLDVGIFSSGILNVIPRLLASFHTERPEVKIGLHNLSKTEQIAALRERRIAIGFNRLIPDEPDLIVDWIHREPFLVALFEGHPLCARATLTLADLDSERMILYPNAPVPGLAEEVAAAFRAEGVTLRVEQEVEDVVTSMALVASRFGVCVTTESAANLRLPGVVYRPLKSPNLRSIELNCMYRRDDDSPILAAFLALIRQSRTQRHALAM, from the coding sequence ATGGACATCAAGCAGATGCGCTACTTCCTTGCCGTGGCGCAGGAAGGGCATTTCGGGCGGGCGGCCGAACGGCTGAACATGGCGCAGCCGCCGCTCACGCGCCACATTCATGCGCTCGAAGCGCAACTGGGCACGCCGTTGTTCGTGCGCACGCCCAAGGGCGCCACGCTGACCGCCGCCGGGCAGACCCTGCTCGCCGAAGTGCCGAACATCCTCGCACTCACGCGCCGCGCACAGGAGCAAACGCAGTTGGCCGGCCAGGGCTATATCGGACGGCTCGACGTCGGCATCTTCAGCTCAGGCATTCTCAATGTGATCCCGCGGCTGCTGGCGAGCTTCCATACCGAACGCCCCGAGGTGAAGATCGGCCTGCACAACCTTTCGAAGACGGAGCAGATCGCCGCGTTGCGCGAGCGACGCATCGCCATCGGCTTCAACCGCCTGATTCCGGACGAGCCGGATCTGATCGTCGACTGGATACACCGGGAGCCGTTTCTCGTGGCGCTCTTCGAAGGACACCCGCTCTGTGCGCGCGCCACGCTCACACTCGCCGATCTCGACAGCGAGCGGATGATCCTCTACCCCAACGCGCCGGTGCCCGGCCTCGCCGAAGAAGTCGCGGCGGCCTTTCGCGCCGAGGGCGTGACGCTGCGCGTGGAGCAGGAAGTGGAGGACGTGGTGACCTCGATGGCGCTCGTGGCCAGCCGCTTCGGCGTGTGCGTGACGACGGAATCGGCGGCGAATCTCCGTTTGCCGGGCGTGGTCTACCGGCCACTGAAGTCGCCGAACCTGCGCTCCATCGAGCTGAACTGCATGTACCGACGCGACGACGACTCGCCGATTCTCGCGGCCTTTCTTGCACTCATCCGCCAATCGCGAACGCAGCGGCACGCCCTTGCGATGTAG
- a CDS encoding tautomerase family protein, translated as MPIVHINLVEGRDDAAVKACVKAVARTVHETLGAPLESIRVYATQVPAAHWAVGERTKDESAAPAKAGA; from the coding sequence ATGCCAATCGTACATATCAATCTGGTGGAAGGTCGCGACGACGCCGCCGTGAAAGCCTGTGTGAAAGCCGTGGCGCGCACCGTACACGAAACGCTGGGCGCACCGCTCGAATCGATTCGCGTATATGCGACGCAAGTGCCGGCCGCGCACTGGGCCGTGGGCGAGCGTACCAAGGACGAGTCGGCCGCGCCGGCCAAGGCAGGCGCGTGA